One Sulfurirhabdus autotrophica DNA window includes the following coding sequences:
- a CDS encoding acetyl-CoA carboxylase biotin carboxylase subunit — translation MIKKILIANRGEIAVRIVRACSELGIKSVAIYTDADRHALHVKKADGAYNIGSDPVLGYLNAHNIVNLAVASGCDALHPGYGFLSENPTLAEICARRGIKFIGPPAKVIHQMGDKIQARQAMIKAGIPVIPGSDHNLENVEEARKLAKTTGYPVMLKATNGGGGRGIRRCNNEEELTKNYDRVVSEAGKAFGKPEVFLEKCVVNPRHIEVQILGDNQGNVIHLYERDCSIQRRNQKLIEIAPSPQLTEAQRQYIGGLAVQAAKAVKYVNAGTIEFLLDSDNQFYFMEMNTRLQVEHTVTETITGVDIVQEQIRIASGLPLQYKQSEVSYRGFAMEFRINAEDPKNEFLPSFGRITRYYAPGGPGIRTDAAIYTGYVIPPYYDSMCAKLTVWNLTWPGAIERGRRALDDMAVYGVKTTIPYYQEILKDPEFRSGKFDTSFVETHPDLINYSVPRPPEQLAAAIAAAIAASEGM, via the coding sequence GTGATAAAGAAAATCCTCATTGCCAACCGCGGAGAGATCGCAGTACGTATTGTACGCGCCTGTTCCGAGTTAGGGATAAAATCGGTAGCTATTTATACCGATGCTGACCGACACGCACTGCATGTAAAGAAAGCTGATGGCGCCTACAATATCGGTTCTGATCCGGTTCTGGGCTATTTGAACGCTCACAATATAGTCAATCTTGCTGTGGCAAGTGGTTGTGATGCACTGCATCCAGGCTATGGTTTTCTATCTGAAAATCCTACGCTCGCTGAAATTTGCGCTAGAAGAGGGATTAAATTTATTGGCCCGCCTGCCAAAGTTATTCATCAAATGGGCGACAAAATTCAGGCTCGACAGGCCATGATCAAGGCTGGCATTCCGGTTATCCCTGGTAGCGACCATAATTTGGAAAATGTTGAAGAAGCGAGGAAGCTGGCTAAAACCACTGGCTATCCGGTCATGCTAAAAGCGACTAATGGTGGTGGTGGCCGCGGAATTCGCCGTTGCAATAATGAAGAAGAATTAACCAAGAACTATGATCGGGTTGTTTCAGAAGCGGGAAAAGCTTTTGGCAAGCCAGAAGTGTTCTTGGAAAAATGCGTTGTTAATCCACGTCATATTGAGGTGCAGATTCTAGGCGACAATCAAGGTAACGTCATACATCTCTATGAACGTGACTGCTCTATCCAGCGCCGCAACCAGAAGCTGATTGAAATCGCTCCCTCACCGCAACTTACTGAAGCACAGCGCCAATATATCGGTGGTCTGGCAGTTCAGGCTGCCAAGGCTGTCAAATACGTCAATGCCGGGACTATTGAGTTTTTGCTGGATTCCGACAATCAGTTTTACTTCATGGAAATGAACACACGCTTGCAGGTTGAACACACCGTCACCGAAACCATTACCGGGGTAGATATTGTTCAGGAGCAAATACGGATTGCCAGCGGGCTGCCACTACAATATAAGCAGTCTGAAGTGAGTTATCGTGGTTTTGCCATGGAATTCAGGATTAATGCCGAGGACCCAAAAAACGAATTCTTACCCAGTTTTGGCCGGATAACGCGCTACTATGCACCAGGAGGTCCAGGCATCAGGACTGACGCTGCCATTTATACTGGCTACGTCATTCCACCCTATTATGATTCCATGTGTGCAAAACTGACCGTATGGAACCTGACATGGCCTGGAGCGATAGAACGTGGACGGCGCGCATTGGATGATATGGCGGTGTATGGCGTCAAGACCACCATTCCTTATTATCAGGAAATTCTGAAAGACCCTGAGTTTCGGTCAGGTAAGTTTGATACCAGTTTTGTGGAAACCCATCCAGACCTGATAAACTATTCTGTCCCACGCCCCCCGGAACAACTGGCAGCCGCCATTGCGGCAGCGATTGCAGCCAGTGAGGGAATGTAA
- a CDS encoding YceD family protein — protein sequence MSEQIVIDSLEFARNKQVLHGKITVASLPRLQDVVFSSDGVLEYELSGRMDQYGKLSLHCEVKGTLQLSCQRCLGAFAYPVGVKSDLILIKDEMALAEVDEEEVEDIDVVLADPQLDVLSLIEEEILLDLPMAPVHPIAECNVKDAGQEGSRQGKAFEALAVLKAQNPKK from the coding sequence ATGTCTGAACAGATTGTTATAGATAGTCTGGAGTTTGCACGCAACAAGCAAGTGTTGCATGGTAAAATCACGGTTGCTAGCCTGCCAAGGTTGCAAGACGTGGTGTTTTCCAGTGACGGAGTGCTTGAGTATGAACTCTCTGGACGAATGGATCAGTATGGTAAGCTATCGTTGCATTGTGAGGTAAAAGGCACTTTGCAGCTTAGCTGCCAGCGCTGTCTGGGGGCTTTTGCTTATCCGGTTGGTGTGAAATCTGATCTCATCTTGATAAAAGATGAAATGGCGTTAGCCGAAGTTGACGAAGAGGAAGTTGAAGATATCGACGTTGTTTTGGCTGACCCGCAATTAGATGTATTGTCGTTGATTGAAGAAGAAATTTTGCTGGATTTGCCGATGGCTCCCGTGCATCCCATTGCCGAGTGTAATGTGAAAGATGCCGGACAAGAGGGTTCCCGGCAAGGTAAGGCATTTGAAGCGCTGGCTGTATTAAAAGCGCAAAACCCGAAAAAGTAA
- the rpmF gene encoding 50S ribosomal protein L32, protein MAVQQNKKSPSKRGMHRAHDFLTNPPLAVEPTTGEAHLRHHISPNGYYRGRKVTRAKGE, encoded by the coding sequence ATGGCAGTTCAACAAAACAAAAAGTCACCATCCAAACGTGGTATGCATCGCGCTCATGATTTTCTGACTAACCCGCCATTGGCTGTTGAGCCAACGACCGGTGAAGCTCATCTGCGTCACCACATCAGCCCGAACGGCTATTATCGTGGTCGTAAAGTTACCCGCGCCAAGGGCGAGTAA
- the plsX gene encoding phosphate acyltransferase PlsX, translating to MDITVAIDAMGGDHGPHVTVPAALAYLRRNPEVNIVLVGLQDVIESELQAHKAAIGPRLRIHAASEVVTMDDPPALALRNKKDSSMRVAINLVKSGEANACVSAGNTGALMAISRFVLKMLPNIERPAIASILPTLNGHTHVLDLGANVDCTPNHLLQFAIMGAMLVSAVEHKPSPTVGLLNIGAEDIKGNEVVKQTAELLRRSHLNFYGNVEGDDIYKGTTDVVVCDGFVGNVALKTSEGLAQMISTMLKQEFKRNIFTKLAGLVALPVLNRFKSRVDHRRYNGASLLGLRGIVLKSHGSADTVAFENAIERAVEEVRNGVLRRISEQMSLLSEGAA from the coding sequence ATGGATATAACTGTAGCAATTGACGCCATGGGTGGCGACCATGGGCCTCACGTTACTGTGCCTGCAGCTTTGGCATACTTGCGCCGAAATCCCGAAGTGAATATCGTTCTGGTTGGGCTGCAGGATGTGATTGAATCGGAATTGCAAGCCCATAAAGCCGCTATTGGTCCACGCTTGCGAATACATGCCGCAAGCGAAGTGGTGACAATGGATGACCCTCCTGCGCTTGCATTGCGCAATAAAAAAGATTCCTCGATGCGGGTGGCCATTAACCTCGTCAAAAGTGGAGAAGCAAATGCCTGCGTGAGTGCTGGAAATACTGGCGCTCTAATGGCTATTTCACGCTTTGTTCTAAAAATGCTCCCCAATATTGAAAGGCCTGCCATAGCCAGTATTCTGCCTACGTTAAATGGCCACACCCATGTGTTAGATTTAGGCGCGAATGTGGATTGCACTCCCAATCATCTGTTGCAATTTGCCATTATGGGCGCGATGCTGGTTTCAGCAGTGGAGCATAAGCCTTCTCCGACTGTAGGTCTCCTGAATATTGGCGCAGAAGATATCAAAGGTAATGAGGTTGTAAAGCAGACGGCAGAATTGTTGCGTCGTAGTCATCTTAACTTTTACGGTAACGTAGAAGGTGATGATATCTACAAGGGCACGACAGATGTAGTGGTTTGTGATGGTTTTGTTGGCAATGTGGCACTAAAAACTTCTGAAGGGCTGGCTCAGATGATTTCTACCATGCTGAAACAGGAATTTAAACGCAATATTTTCACCAAATTGGCTGGGTTGGTTGCTTTGCCTGTGCTTAACCGTTTTAAGAGCAGGGTTGATCATCGTCGATATAATGGTGCAAGCTTGTTGGGTTTGCGCGGTATTGTACTCAAAAGCCATGGATCGGCAGATACTGTTGCTTTTGAAAATGCGATTGAGCGAGCAGTTGAAGAAGTACGTAATGGTGTATTGCGTCGCATCAGCGAGCAGATGTCTCTTTTAAGTGAAGGAGCGGCTTGA
- a CDS encoding beta-ketoacyl-ACP synthase III, translating to MMYSRIVGTGSYLPKRILTNHDLEQMVETTDQWIVDRTGIRERHLAAENELTSDLALEACKQAIHAAGIDTQEIDLIIVATTTPDLVFPSTACILQSKLGIENGGPAFDVQAVCSGFVYALSIADQFLRSGQNKCALVVGAETLSRITDWTNRTNCVIWGDGAGAVVMKASKEPGIISTHIHADGSYKDLLKVSGGVSSGMDENTFMQMEGNAVFKVAVNTLDAIVDETLAANNLQKSDINWLVPHQANIRIIQATAKKLGMSMDNVVVTVDRHGNTSAASIPLALDVAVRDGRIKAGETILMEAFGGGFTWGSVLVKW from the coding sequence TTGATGTACTCCCGTATTGTTGGGACTGGCAGTTATTTGCCGAAAAGAATTTTGACGAATCACGATCTGGAACAGATGGTTGAAACCACTGATCAATGGATCGTTGACCGTACAGGTATTCGTGAGCGCCATTTGGCTGCAGAAAACGAACTAACCAGTGATTTAGCATTAGAAGCATGCAAGCAGGCAATTCATGCCGCGGGAATCGATACCCAGGAAATTGATCTCATTATTGTTGCAACGACTACCCCCGATTTGGTCTTCCCAAGTACCGCCTGTATTTTGCAGTCCAAGCTGGGTATTGAAAACGGTGGCCCCGCTTTTGACGTGCAAGCGGTATGCAGCGGGTTTGTTTACGCGTTATCGATCGCGGATCAATTTTTGCGGAGTGGTCAAAATAAATGTGCATTGGTGGTGGGTGCAGAAACCCTGTCACGTATTACCGATTGGACTAATCGCACTAATTGCGTGATTTGGGGCGATGGCGCTGGTGCCGTTGTAATGAAAGCCAGCAAAGAGCCGGGCATCATCTCAACACATATTCATGCTGACGGCAGTTATAAAGATCTTCTGAAAGTTTCGGGTGGTGTTTCGAGTGGCATGGATGAAAATACATTCATGCAGATGGAAGGTAACGCGGTGTTCAAAGTGGCGGTCAATACACTTGATGCCATTGTGGATGAAACTTTAGCGGCAAATAATCTGCAAAAATCCGACATCAATTGGTTGGTTCCACATCAGGCGAATATTCGTATCATTCAGGCTACTGCAAAAAAACTGGGCATGAGTATGGATAACGTGGTTGTGACAGTTGATCGCCATGGTAATACTTCGGCTGCTTCTATCCCGCTTGCATTGGATGTTGCGGTGCGTGATGGTCGTATCAAAGCCGGTGAAACTATATTGATGGAAGCATTTGGTGGCGGCTTTACCTGGGGTTCAGTACTGGTAAAGTGGTAA
- the fabD gene encoding ACP S-malonyltransferase, with amino-acid sequence MKLAFIFPGQGSQSIGMMNGYEAFPIVRDTFVEASDVLKQDLWQLVTQGSAEELNLTVNTQPVMLTAGVAVYRAWNAVDGMVPAVMAGHSLGEYTALVASGALSLAEALPLVRYRAQSMQEAVAEGVGGMAAILGLDDDVVRLVCLEAAGGEVLEAVNYNSPGQVVIAGNKAAVERGMELAKAKGAKRALPLPVSVPSHCALMQPAAEKLKQYLLNVQVKTPEVPVLHNADVMSFNDAERIKDALTRQLYSPVRWVEIIQAFAQQGVTNLVECGPGKVLAGLNKRIDGSMQVFPLVDGDSINSTKQVIAQLS; translated from the coding sequence ATGAAACTTGCATTTATTTTCCCCGGTCAGGGATCTCAATCTATAGGCATGATGAATGGCTATGAGGCATTTCCTATTGTCCGCGATACTTTTGTTGAAGCATCGGATGTGCTCAAGCAGGATTTATGGCAATTGGTGACTCAAGGCTCGGCCGAAGAATTGAATCTAACCGTGAATACGCAACCCGTTATGCTGACAGCGGGCGTTGCAGTTTATCGAGCCTGGAATGCAGTTGATGGAATGGTTCCGGCTGTCATGGCTGGACATAGTTTGGGTGAATACACAGCACTGGTTGCCTCTGGTGCTTTGTCACTAGCAGAAGCGTTGCCACTGGTGCGCTATCGCGCACAGTCGATGCAAGAAGCTGTTGCTGAGGGCGTTGGTGGTATGGCCGCCATTCTTGGCCTGGATGACGATGTGGTGAGGTTAGTTTGCCTTGAAGCAGCAGGAGGGGAGGTGTTGGAAGCCGTTAACTACAACTCTCCTGGGCAGGTTGTTATTGCAGGCAATAAGGCTGCGGTAGAACGTGGCATGGAACTGGCCAAGGCAAAAGGTGCCAAGCGCGCACTGCCTTTACCTGTTAGCGTCCCGTCTCATTGTGCATTAATGCAACCAGCAGCAGAAAAGCTTAAGCAGTATTTGTTGAACGTGCAGGTTAAGACGCCTGAAGTACCGGTTCTGCATAATGCAGACGTTATGTCATTTAATGATGCCGAGCGGATCAAGGATGCGCTGACCCGGCAGTTATATAGCCCCGTGCGTTGGGTGGAGATAATTCAGGCATTTGCACAGCAAGGTGTAACGAATTTAGTTGAATGTGGGCCTGGGAAAGTGTTGGCCGGATTAAATAAGCGAATTGATGGCTCAATGCAAGTGTTCCCCTTAGTGGATGGCGATTCAATTAATAGTACAAAACAGGTAATTGCACAATTAAGTTAA
- the fabG gene encoding 3-oxoacyl-ACP reductase FabG, translating to MLEGQIALITGASRGIGQAIAMGLGKQGATIIGTATSQSGADNITAYLKAADIKGKGLALNVTDASQVEQCIETIQKDFGDVSILVNNAGITRDNLLMRMKDDEWDDIMDTNLKSVFRLSRAVLRAMMKARSGRIISIASVVGVMGNAGQTNYSAAKAGIIGFSKSLAREVGSRNITVNCVAPGFIDTDMTRALPEAQRDALKAHIPLGKLGQVEDIAAAVVFLASPQAGYVTGTTLHVNGGMYMD from the coding sequence ATGCTGGAAGGGCAAATTGCACTGATTACTGGCGCGAGTCGCGGCATTGGCCAAGCGATTGCAATGGGGCTTGGTAAGCAGGGCGCAACAATTATTGGTACGGCAACGAGTCAAAGTGGTGCAGACAATATTACAGCGTATTTGAAAGCGGCTGACATTAAAGGTAAAGGGCTGGCACTGAATGTGACTGATGCGAGCCAAGTTGAACAGTGCATTGAAACTATTCAGAAAGATTTTGGTGATGTATCTATTCTCGTCAATAACGCTGGTATTACCCGCGATAATCTGTTGATGCGTATGAAAGACGATGAGTGGGATGACATCATGGATACCAACTTGAAATCGGTGTTTCGTTTAAGTCGAGCCGTATTACGTGCCATGATGAAAGCACGTAGCGGAAGAATTATAAGTATAGCCTCAGTGGTTGGTGTGATGGGCAATGCAGGGCAGACCAATTATTCTGCAGCCAAGGCCGGCATTATTGGCTTCAGTAAATCATTGGCACGTGAAGTGGGTAGTCGCAATATTACGGTGAATTGTGTTGCGCCAGGATTTATTGATACGGATATGACCCGTGCTTTGCCGGAAGCACAGCGTGATGCTTTAAAAGCGCATATTCCCTTGGGAAAATTGGGGCAGGTTGAAGACATTGCTGCTGCTGTGGTTTTTCTGGCATCTCCCCAGGCAGGTTATGTGACAGGTACCACGCTACATGTGAACGGCGGCATGTATATGGATTAA
- the acpP gene encoding acyl carrier protein — protein MENIEQRVTKIVAEQLGVNEAEVKIESSFVDDLGADSLDTVELVMALEEEFDCEIPDEEAEKITTVKQAVDYVNGHQK, from the coding sequence ATGGAAAACATCGAACAACGTGTAACGAAAATCGTCGCTGAGCAACTGGGTGTGAATGAAGCGGAAGTTAAAATTGAATCATCTTTCGTTGATGATTTAGGTGCTGATTCACTGGATACCGTTGAATTGGTCATGGCGTTGGAAGAAGAGTTTGATTGTGAGATTCCTGACGAAGAAGCTGAAAAAATCACCACTGTCAAACAGGCTGTTGATTACGTAAATGGTCATCAGAAGTAA
- the fabF gene encoding beta-ketoacyl-ACP synthase II, with product MSRRRVVITGLGIVSPVGIGVKESWANILAGKSGIDRITRFDTTGFSCQIAGEVKNFDVAQYINPKDARRMDIFIQYGLAAAIEAVKDSGIEATDENAERIGVNIGSGMGGLPMIEDTHSIYLAGGPRKISPFFVPGTIINMIAGHLSIIYGFKGPNLAMVTACSTATHCIGDSARLIEYGDVDVMVAGGSESTITPLAVGGFGSARALSSRNDDPAAASRPWDTERDGFVMGEGAGMLVLEEYEHAKARGAKIYAELVGFGMSADAYHMTAPREDGDGAARCMRNAMKNAGLNPDQVDYINAHGTSTPLGDLAETMAVKKYLGDHAKKTAVSSTKSMTGHLLGAAGGVEAVFSALSVHEQVAPPTINMVNQDPACDLDYVPNTARQMKINVALSNSFGFGGTNGTLVFAKI from the coding sequence TTGTCTAGACGCAGAGTAGTTATTACTGGCCTTGGTATTGTGTCTCCTGTAGGCATCGGGGTCAAAGAATCCTGGGCAAATATTCTGGCGGGTAAGTCGGGTATTGATCGGATTACTCGTTTTGACACCACGGGATTTAGTTGTCAAATTGCTGGTGAAGTTAAAAACTTTGATGTCGCTCAATACATCAACCCAAAGGATGCCAGACGTATGGATATTTTTATCCAATACGGCTTGGCAGCCGCAATTGAAGCGGTTAAAGACTCTGGAATTGAAGCAACGGATGAGAATGCTGAGCGTATCGGTGTAAATATTGGCTCAGGAATGGGCGGATTGCCGATGATTGAAGATACGCACAGTATTTATCTTGCTGGTGGGCCACGTAAAATTTCTCCATTTTTTGTCCCAGGAACCATTATCAACATGATTGCAGGTCATCTGTCTATCATTTATGGTTTCAAGGGGCCCAACCTGGCAATGGTAACGGCTTGTTCTACAGCTACCCATTGTATTGGAGATTCCGCCCGCCTGATTGAATATGGCGATGTGGATGTGATGGTGGCCGGAGGTTCTGAATCTACTATTACCCCATTGGCAGTTGGCGGGTTTGGCTCAGCGCGTGCTTTAAGCTCACGCAATGACGATCCCGCTGCAGCAAGCCGTCCTTGGGATACTGAACGAGATGGTTTTGTCATGGGTGAAGGTGCCGGAATGTTGGTACTGGAAGAATATGAACATGCAAAGGCACGCGGTGCAAAAATCTACGCTGAATTAGTAGGTTTTGGTATGAGTGCGGATGCTTATCATATGACCGCGCCTCGCGAAGACGGTGATGGTGCAGCCCGTTGCATGCGTAATGCGATGAAAAACGCTGGGTTGAATCCTGACCAGGTTGATTATATCAATGCTCATGGCACATCTACTCCGCTGGGTGATTTAGCTGAAACGATGGCAGTGAAGAAGTACCTTGGGGATCATGCCAAGAAAACCGCTGTTAGCTCAACTAAATCTATGACCGGGCATCTGCTGGGCGCCGCTGGTGGCGTTGAAGCTGTTTTTTCAGCTTTAAGTGTGCATGAACAGGTTGCGCCACCTACCATCAATATGGTTAACCAGGATCCGGCTTGTGATCTTGATTATGTGCCAAATACAGCGCGCCAGATGAAAATTAATGTGGCGTTATCGAATTCTTTCGGGTTCGGTGGTACTAACGGTACTTTGGTATTTGCCAAGATTTAA
- a CDS encoding aminodeoxychorismate synthase component I: MAVTRFDGSPDLLALHAANRLRYPYLLQTQGKQGWDILFAFPQSSIKLATFELIQKGFSFLDELDHAWFAERNQVNIQPVISPVELPFHGGWFVYMGYELLHQLEPSVVHKTLQTDFPIALLTRIPAAILCDRGSKQTFIFAEDGQDALIDEMRHDLNVVPRFQAEATVLKTLMEEEDNLFLDGVEKIKRYIKEGDVFQVNLSREWRGELGSGDASNLYAQLCERNPAPFSGIADFGRHQIVSSSPERLVSVRNGLVETRPIAGTYARSIDPEQDAQLCRDLLAHPKERAEHIMMVDLERNDLGRICQPGSVEVDDLMAVKTYAHVHHIESNIRGLLRSDVTPGKVLKALFPGGTITGCPKVRTMQIISELEQSPRLAYTGSMGYLNHDGSMDMNILIRSFMLSQQELRFRAGAGIVADSVPERELNETRAKAKGLLRALSS, translated from the coding sequence GTGGCTGTTACTCGTTTTGACGGCTCGCCTGATTTGCTGGCGCTTCATGCGGCAAATCGGCTGCGCTATCCTTATTTGCTCCAAACACAGGGCAAACAGGGATGGGATATCCTGTTTGCCTTTCCACAGAGTTCGATTAAATTAGCCACATTTGAGCTTATTCAAAAAGGGTTTTCTTTTTTGGATGAGCTCGATCATGCCTGGTTTGCAGAACGCAATCAGGTAAATATTCAACCCGTTATTTCACCAGTTGAACTTCCTTTCCATGGTGGCTGGTTTGTTTATATGGGATATGAGCTATTGCATCAGCTTGAACCATCCGTTGTTCATAAAACCCTTCAGACAGATTTCCCTATAGCGTTATTAACTCGTATTCCTGCAGCCATATTATGTGATCGGGGAAGTAAACAAACTTTTATCTTTGCAGAAGATGGTCAGGACGCTTTGATTGATGAAATGCGGCATGACTTGAATGTTGTTCCGCGTTTTCAGGCAGAGGCGACTGTCTTGAAAACTCTGATGGAGGAGGAAGATAATTTATTTCTGGACGGCGTGGAAAAAATCAAGCGCTATATCAAGGAAGGTGATGTCTTTCAGGTGAATTTGTCACGTGAATGGCGAGGCGAGTTGGGTTCCGGCGATGCTTCCAATTTGTATGCGCAACTTTGTGAGCGCAATCCTGCGCCATTTTCTGGAATTGCAGATTTTGGTCGTCATCAGATAGTCAGTTCCTCTCCGGAGAGGTTGGTCAGTGTCAGGAATGGTCTGGTTGAAACGCGACCTATCGCTGGTACTTATGCACGTTCAATCGATCCTGAGCAAGACGCGCAATTGTGCCGTGATTTGCTTGCCCATCCGAAAGAGCGTGCAGAGCACATCATGATGGTGGATTTAGAACGTAATGATTTGGGGCGCATATGCCAGCCTGGCAGCGTTGAAGTGGATGATTTAATGGCTGTCAAAACCTATGCACACGTGCACCACATTGAATCGAATATTCGTGGGCTATTGCGCAGTGATGTGACGCCTGGAAAGGTACTGAAAGCGTTGTTTCCGGGGGGGACGATTACTGGTTGTCCCAAAGTGCGTACCATGCAGATTATCAGCGAGCTGGAGCAGTCGCCACGATTAGCCTATACCGGCAGCATGGGATATTTGAATCACGATGGCAGTATGGACATGAATATATTAATCCGCAGCTTTATGCTGAGCCAACAAGAGCTACGGTTCAGGGCGGGTGCAGGTATTGTGGCGGACTCTGTTCCGGAACGAGAATTGAATGAAACCCGAGCTAAAGCCAAAGGGCTGCTTAGGGCATTATCATCATGA
- the pabC gene encoding aminodeoxychorismate lyase codes for MMMINGVQTDKLDALDRGLMYGDGVFRTMVMRNSSVFWWDIQYKKLQDDCAALGITCPGKECLESELAVLTAQTPECVIKIVVTRGVGLRGYTANLAQQPTRILSTSPLPGFPAEYIDKGVKVRVCDLRLSYQPRLAGIKHLNRLENVLARTEWTDAEIAEGLLLDARDNVISGTMSNISLLKEGVFITPDLSLCGIAGVARQRIMEIVAGWGWRIRIQPVSLSMLIEAEEVLLSNSVIGVWQITELQEKIWQPGNLTKKIRCVLHESH; via the coding sequence ATGATGATGATTAATGGCGTTCAGACGGACAAGCTTGATGCATTGGATAGAGGATTAATGTATGGGGATGGTGTATTTCGCACCATGGTCATGCGCAACAGCAGCGTATTCTGGTGGGATATTCAGTATAAGAAGTTGCAAGATGATTGTGCAGCGTTAGGGATTACTTGTCCTGGGAAAGAATGCCTGGAAAGCGAGCTGGCTGTTTTAACTGCTCAGACGCCAGAGTGCGTTATAAAAATTGTTGTTACACGCGGAGTAGGTTTACGTGGTTATACAGCCAATTTGGCGCAACAGCCAACGCGTATTCTCAGCACTTCACCATTACCGGGATTCCCGGCTGAATATATTGATAAAGGCGTGAAAGTGAGGGTTTGTGACTTACGATTGTCTTATCAACCAAGATTGGCTGGTATCAAGCACTTGAACAGACTGGAAAATGTATTGGCCAGAACTGAGTGGACCGATGCTGAAATTGCCGAAGGCTTGTTGCTGGATGCGAGAGATAATGTTATTTCTGGCACGATGAGCAATATTTCATTGCTGAAGGAGGGGGTGTTTATCACACCGGATTTGAGTTTGTGTGGTATCGCAGGTGTTGCCAGGCAACGTATAATGGAGATTGTAGCTGGATGGGGGTGGCGGATCAGGATTCAACCTGTTTCCCTGTCTATGCTGATTGAGGCGGAAGAAGTATTGCTTTCTAATAGTGTCATAGGTGTATGGCAAATAACCGAGTTGCAGGAAAAAATATGGCAACCGGGCAATCTGACAAAAAAAATTAGGTGTGTATTGCATGAAAGCCATTAA
- the mltG gene encoding endolytic transglycosylase MltG has product MKAIKRLIKFVVLGLLVATGWMLYFVNTPLSLSQFPVEFNLKHGSSLKSVARQMTDAGILREPWSFSLLVRAYGKAGEIKAGNYQLEANLTPLELFYKITRGDVSQVELTFIEGWTFRQLRKSLDDHPGIEHKTADMSDQEVLSLVGASESQAEGLFFPDTYYFGTGMSDISILKRAYHIMQGHLSKSWKDRDPGLPYKSPYEALIMASIIEKETGKASERPLIAAVFINRLHLGMKLQTDPTVIYGLGERFDGNLRKIDLLTDTPYNTYTRTGLPPTPIALPGLESIQAALHPVKSSALYFVAKGQGEHQFSDSLVEHNRAVSRYQLNNKH; this is encoded by the coding sequence ATGAAAGCCATTAAGCGATTGATTAAGTTTGTTGTCCTTGGTTTGCTAGTCGCAACTGGCTGGATGCTTTATTTTGTTAATACGCCTTTGTCTTTGTCACAGTTTCCTGTTGAATTTAATTTGAAGCATGGCAGCAGCTTGAAAAGTGTGGCGCGACAAATGACAGATGCGGGCATTTTGCGTGAGCCGTGGAGCTTTAGTTTGCTAGTCAGGGCATATGGAAAGGCTGGAGAAATTAAAGCCGGAAATTACCAACTCGAAGCAAATCTGACACCCTTGGAACTCTTTTACAAGATTACACGCGGAGATGTCAGCCAAGTTGAATTGACTTTTATAGAGGGATGGACATTCAGACAGTTGAGGAAGTCTCTGGATGATCACCCTGGAATTGAACATAAAACTGCAGATATGAGTGACCAGGAAGTGCTGAGTCTGGTTGGGGCATCAGAGTCCCAAGCGGAAGGGTTGTTTTTTCCTGACACCTATTATTTTGGTACAGGCATGAGCGATATTTCTATTCTCAAGCGTGCTTATCACATTATGCAGGGGCATCTATCAAAATCCTGGAAGGACCGTGACCCTGGATTGCCTTATAAAAGCCCTTATGAAGCGCTGATTATGGCGTCTATTATTGAAAAGGAAACAGGTAAGGCCAGTGAACGACCATTAATTGCGGCGGTTTTTATTAATCGACTGCATCTGGGTATGAAGTTGCAAACAGATCCAACAGTCATATATGGTCTGGGTGAACGTTTTGATGGTAATTTACGTAAAATCGATCTACTTACGGATACACCTTATAATACCTACACACGAACTGGTTTGCCTCCAACACCGATAGCCTTGCCTGGCCTGGAATCCATTCAGGCGGCTTTGCACCCGGTTAAAAGTAGCGCGTTGTATTTTGTTGCGAAAGGTCAAGGCGAACATCAGTTTTCTGATTCACTGGTGGAACACAATCGTGCAGTTTCACGTTACCAGTTGAATAATAAGCACTAG